From a region of the Candidatus Zixiibacteriota bacterium genome:
- a CDS encoding energy-coupling factor transporter transmembrane component T, with protein MNMFQYGPIMLGQYRPLDSYLHRLDARSKIIPITLVLILSLFADSILFYLIILAALILALLLSGVRPSVLAANLRAVLILVVITALYHLLFSSRDSAVIFQFHWIRITEGAVQSAAFFSARLVLFISVAFLVTLTNSPSDLAEAFVKLLRPLSWIKVPIQDLAMIVFIAIRFIPILYEEFKAIRNAQIMRGVDFGGSLISRMRKSIVIVIPVFVSALQRADDLALAIESRGYRASPKRTMYSRSRFGLQEWLFATGTSILIVLLFRILP; from the coding sequence ATGAATATGTTCCAATACGGCCCGATAATGCTCGGACAGTATCGTCCGCTCGATTCTTATCTGCATCGCCTCGATGCACGCAGTAAAATCATTCCTATCACCCTAGTTTTGATTCTGTCCCTGTTTGCCGATTCCATTCTGTTTTATCTGATCATTCTGGCTGCGCTGATACTGGCGTTGTTGTTGTCCGGTGTGCGGCCTTCGGTCCTGGCGGCGAACCTGCGGGCGGTGCTTATCCTGGTGGTGATCACGGCTCTGTACCATCTCCTTTTCTCCTCCCGCGACAGTGCCGTTATATTCCAGTTTCACTGGATCAGGATAACCGAAGGAGCGGTCCAATCCGCGGCGTTTTTCTCGGCTCGTTTGGTGTTGTTCATATCGGTTGCGTTCCTTGTGACCTTGACCAACTCACCGTCCGATTTAGCCGAAGCATTCGTTAAGTTGCTTCGTCCCCTGAGCTGGATCAAAGTGCCTATACAAGACCTGGCGATGATCGTATTCATTGCCATTCGCTTTATCCCGATTCTCTATGAAGAATTCAAGGCGATCCGTAACGCTCAGATAATGCGAGGTGTGGATTTCGGCGGGTCGCTTATTTCGCGCATGCGGAAGTCGATTGTGATTGTCATCCCGGTATTCGTATCGGCGCTGCAAAGGGCCGATGATCTCGCTCTGGCGATCGAGTCCCGCGGCTATCGGGCCAGTCCCAAACGCACGATGTATAGCCGTTCCCGATTTGGCTTGCAGGAGTGGCTTTTCGCAACCGGAACTTCGATATTGATCGTTCTTTTATTCAGGATACTGCCGTGA
- a CDS encoding DUF4321 domain-containing protein, translated as MKAREVTFIVTALILGAVVGGLIGDIIGTFLPPGAPKTVFTKSIEIGFDTIKVDFYAISFIFGLTLKINFMSVLVVLLVIIYFRWWYL; from the coding sequence ATGAAGGCTCGCGAAGTAACCTTTATCGTTACGGCTCTCATTCTGGGAGCGGTGGTTGGCGGTTTAATTGGCGACATCATCGGCACTTTCCTGCCGCCGGGAGCGCCGAAAACGGTGTTTACCAAGTCGATCGAGATCGGCTTCGACACCATTAAGGTTGATTTCTATGCCATATCGTTTATTTTCGGTCTGACGTTGAAAATCAACTTCATGTCGGTACTGGTCGTACTACTGGTAATAATATATTTCCGGTGGTGGTACCTGTAA
- the purQ gene encoding phosphoribosylformylglycinamidine synthase subunit PurQ — MKFGVVTFPGSNCDYDAYAAVKHILKEEVEFLWHKSEDLCGSDVVILPGGFSYGDYLRSGAIARFSPIMDQVIKFAHTGGQVIGICNGFQVLTESGLLPGALMRNRHLRFSCKYVYLRVENNDTVYTNQCRQGEILKIPIAHGDGNFYFYDEEIKKLEDSGRVLFRYTTPDGKVTDGANPNGSINNIAGIINAEGNVLGMMPHPERAVETILGSADGLKLFESLRAAYNKLAGASAS; from the coding sequence ATGAAGTTCGGGGTGGTAACATTTCCCGGATCCAATTGTGACTATGATGCTTACGCGGCAGTAAAGCACATCCTCAAGGAAGAGGTGGAGTTCCTTTGGCATAAATCCGAGGATCTGTGCGGCAGCGATGTAGTGATTCTTCCGGGTGGTTTCTCTTACGGTGATTACCTGCGCTCCGGCGCCATTGCCCGTTTTTCGCCTATTATGGACCAGGTTATTAAGTTCGCTCATACCGGAGGACAGGTAATCGGTATCTGTAACGGTTTCCAGGTGTTGACCGAAAGCGGTCTCCTGCCCGGAGCCCTGATGCGCAATCGTCATCTTCGTTTTTCCTGTAAATATGTCTATCTGCGGGTTGAAAATAACGATACGGTCTATACCAACCAATGTCGTCAGGGTGAAATCCTTAAAATCCCGATTGCTCACGGCGACGGCAATTTCTATTTCTACGACGAAGAAATCAAGAAACTCGAAGATTCCGGCCGCGTACTGTTTAGGTATACGACGCCTGACGGGAAGGTGACAGATGGAGCCAATCCCAACGGTTCTATTAACAATATTGCCGGAATCATCAACGCTGAAGGTAACGTTCTAGGTATGATGCCCCATCCGGAGAGAGCGGTTGAAACGATTCTGGGATCAGCCGACGGCCTTAAGCTGTTTGAATCGTTGCGGGCGGCTTATAATAAATTGGCAGGAGCAAGCGCTTCATGA
- the purS gene encoding phosphoribosylformylglycinamidine synthase subunit PurS gives MAQKSKATVYVRLKDGVLDPQGETIRKALHQMGYNEFTSVRSGRFFELEVESDGGDLDARIDEVCRKLLTNPVIESYQVEKAS, from the coding sequence ATGGCTCAGAAGAGTAAGGCGACCGTCTATGTGCGATTAAAGGACGGCGTTCTCGATCCTCAGGGAGAAACTATTCGCAAGGCGCTGCACCAGATGGGCTACAACGAGTTCACTTCGGTGCGGTCCGGACGCTTTTTCGAACTCGAAGTCGAGTCGGACGGCGGCGATCTGGATGCCAGGATCGATGAAGTCTGCCGTAAGCTGCTGACCAACCCGGTGATCGAGTCCTATCAGGTGGAGAAAGCCTCATGA
- the tatA gene encoding twin-arginine translocase TatA/TatE family subunit: MPFGIGPWELLIILVIALLLFGAKRLPEIAKGLGKGIKEFKGAMKETTEQLKSGMEDTDTKPPTPPGSDSNQKSNDKQD, from the coding sequence ATGCCTTTTGGAATCGGTCCATGGGAACTACTGATAATCCTGGTAATCGCATTGCTTCTATTTGGAGCAAAGCGACTGCCTGAGATAGCTAAAGGTCTCGGCAAAGGGATTAAGGAATTCAAAGGAGCCATGAAAGAGACTACCGAGCAGCTCAAGAGCGGAATGGAGGATACGGATACGAAACCACCGACGCCGCCCGGATCCGACTCAAACCAGAAAAGCAACGATAAGCAGGATTAG
- a CDS encoding metallophosphoesterase family protein — MKTALISDIHGNLEALTAVLRDIEIQRVDNIHCLGDVIGYGADPGACLKLVSSNCDVILMGNHEYTALGLQSTSHYNEAARQAIEWTQTMLSETDFATMADFELDRLLDGFYIVHASPFEPERWHYVFSETEAALAIKHLKSRLGFHGHSHVPVINSRTGDGPIRTRAAHTLNPAEDTHYLINVGSVGQPRDHDPRACYVIYDDDEQEIVYQRVEYDIETTQKKMTAVTLPEILVSRLAAGV, encoded by the coding sequence GTGAAAACAGCCCTGATCTCGGATATTCACGGCAACCTCGAAGCCCTCACCGCAGTTCTCCGCGACATCGAGATTCAGCGGGTAGATAATATCCACTGTCTGGGTGATGTCATCGGTTACGGCGCCGACCCGGGAGCCTGCTTAAAATTGGTGTCGTCTAACTGTGACGTAATCCTCATGGGCAATCACGAATACACTGCCCTGGGATTACAAAGTACGTCACATTATAACGAAGCCGCCCGCCAGGCTATCGAGTGGACCCAGACCATGCTTTCGGAAACTGATTTCGCTACTATGGCAGATTTTGAATTGGATCGGTTGCTTGACGGTTTCTATATCGTACATGCCTCTCCGTTCGAACCGGAACGGTGGCATTACGTATTCTCAGAAACGGAAGCAGCCCTGGCGATAAAGCATCTCAAATCACGACTTGGTTTTCACGGACATTCACATGTTCCGGTGATTAACAGTCGAACCGGGGATGGCCCGATCAGAACACGAGCCGCCCATACCCTTAATCCGGCCGAGGATACTCATTACCTGATTAATGTCGGTTCGGTCGGACAGCCGCGGGATCACGATCCCCGAGCCTGTTATGTGATTTATGATGATGACGAGCAGGAGATTGTCTACCAGCGCGTCGAGTATGACATTGAGACTACTCAGAAGAAGATGACGGCAGTGACCTTGCCTGAGATTCTGGTCAGCCGTCTTGCAGCGGGAGTGTAA
- the pssA gene encoding CDP-diacylglycerol--serine O-phosphatidyltransferase, whose protein sequence is MSINRGIFPGTFTMGNVVCGFLAILSAFEGNVITACWLIILAAFLDVLDGKIARLSGGSSQFGVELDSLADFLSFGVAPAVVVYAVHVNQLGKWGWLISAVYIMAASYRLARFNLLAATDEKKDFVGLPVPMAAVPLVAYIIFSHEIWGDVRYGQLLVSMIVLLSVLMVSQVTYDAMPDNFHTPTNRVKLIVAIVAGAAILFRPRLLLFPFCAAYILWGMARDFYRLFYRRVSGNADQRNVRRKKGRNKPNGSEE, encoded by the coding sequence GTGTCGATCAATAGAGGCATATTCCCCGGCACTTTTACCATGGGGAATGTGGTCTGCGGATTTCTGGCCATTCTCTCGGCGTTTGAGGGGAATGTTATCACTGCCTGCTGGCTGATTATCCTGGCGGCATTTCTCGATGTGCTCGACGGGAAGATCGCTCGGCTGTCGGGTGGTTCTTCCCAGTTCGGGGTTGAACTCGATTCCCTGGCGGATTTCCTTTCGTTCGGAGTAGCCCCGGCCGTGGTTGTGTATGCGGTTCACGTCAATCAGCTCGGCAAATGGGGTTGGTTGATTTCAGCCGTATATATCATGGCGGCATCTTATCGGCTGGCCCGGTTCAATCTGCTCGCGGCTACGGATGAGAAGAAAGATTTCGTGGGTCTGCCGGTGCCGATGGCGGCCGTACCGCTGGTGGCCTATATTATTTTCTCCCATGAAATCTGGGGAGACGTGCGCTATGGTCAGTTGTTGGTGTCAATGATCGTGTTGTTGTCGGTTCTGATGGTTTCACAGGTTACCTATGACGCTATGCCGGATAACTTCCATACGCCGACGAACCGAGTGAAATTGATTGTTGCGATTGTCGCGGGGGCAGCTATTCTGTTCCGTCCAAGACTCTTGTTGTTTCCGTTTTGTGCCGCCTATATATTGTGGGGAATGGCTCGCGATTTCTATCGACTGTTCTATCGAAGAGTCAGCGGAAACGCGGACCAGCGCAACGTAAGACGAAAGAAAGGCAGGAATAAGCCAAATGGCTCAGAAGAGTAA
- a CDS encoding serine/threonine-protein kinase, protein MSKYSSYVLFLLISVLVVILYANAFGPLAGLQQDVNDMVNRLTAPDGNRPNVVLVTIDRKAQNTYGDWPWNRDLIADLMAAVASAEPKSMLVDIDFQEDVSQDSAGYTKILAEQMSWMSQVVIPYDIALSTYRSGRTDNPDHLFNYSIAVDNPLGLMSEDASLQVRKIFMPAEKILRAEPWLGFDYNMPDDDRVLRYQPLVMNYEGYYYPSTALASAALFLGVSPSEIQIVEGQEIRLGDKRTIPISRDGDYYIRLCPLNKLLHYSAATVLEDGFRFDLLKGKLVVIALDDFGETETFKTSMQADTPEYLIKASVAENIINDDMLTVKESGSATDMAILFAIGALCAFILPQVNKLYRFLILLLGIVVLVNVNYFMVSVYKTLPQTVYVLLELVMFTIAAPFLDAILVQRDTEKAERQRPQKPNKRPKIKVDETDLDELKAAPVREIASSASDPENIKTSAMSQSDLGSSPLREKPSVDSTSAAPVGTGSNGFDHQAIDIDMDLSEPSDTTAAPRDAIREAPIHQMGGSVSPNIISPNDSGPFGSGPEPGITPDIISLDDDDSAPIASSTEAPVQELTLNDSGPLTQTFDSGKLNQSGEIRNLGRYQVIDVLGKGAMGLVYRGVDPAINRPVALKTIRLDFVNDPEEMEELKERLHREAQAAGKLSHPNIVTIYDVGSEGHLQYIAMEYLEGQTLEDMIKKKVQFNYRIIAQIITQICSALEYAHEQGIVHRDIKPANIMVLGDYRVKVMDYGIARVDSTSMTKTGIAMGTPNYISPEQLQGKAIDRRADLFSLGVVMYELLLGKRPFRGENITSLIYSVLNHNPEKPSDVNPQIPLLFDHIIGRALKKDPRERYQKASEITADLKDFVSAFSTKH, encoded by the coding sequence ATGAGCAAGTATTCATCATACGTTCTGTTTCTGCTGATATCGGTACTGGTCGTTATCCTTTACGCCAACGCCTTCGGTCCCCTGGCCGGTTTGCAGCAGGATGTCAACGACATGGTCAATCGCCTCACGGCTCCGGACGGCAATCGTCCCAACGTTGTGCTCGTGACCATCGACCGGAAAGCTCAGAATACTTACGGAGACTGGCCCTGGAATCGGGATTTGATCGCCGATCTGATGGCCGCCGTGGCATCAGCGGAACCGAAGTCCATGCTGGTCGATATCGACTTCCAGGAAGATGTCAGTCAGGACTCAGCCGGTTATACAAAAATACTGGCCGAGCAAATGAGCTGGATGAGCCAGGTGGTGATTCCATACGATATCGCACTCTCTACCTATCGCTCGGGAAGAACCGACAATCCCGACCATCTCTTCAACTATTCCATCGCTGTTGACAATCCGCTCGGACTCATGTCCGAGGATGCCAGCCTGCAAGTTCGGAAAATATTCATGCCGGCGGAGAAAATTCTTCGGGCGGAGCCCTGGCTCGGCTTCGATTATAACATGCCCGATGACGACCGCGTTCTGAGATATCAACCCCTGGTCATGAACTACGAAGGATATTATTATCCGTCAACAGCCCTGGCGTCCGCGGCACTGTTCCTGGGGGTGTCACCTTCAGAAATACAGATCGTTGAAGGCCAAGAAATTCGACTCGGAGATAAGCGAACCATACCGATCAGTCGCGATGGGGATTACTACATCCGTCTCTGCCCCCTGAACAAATTGCTGCATTACTCGGCGGCGACGGTACTTGAAGACGGATTCCGTTTCGACCTGCTCAAGGGCAAACTGGTTGTCATCGCCCTGGACGATTTCGGCGAAACGGAAACATTCAAGACCTCAATGCAGGCGGATACTCCGGAATATCTGATTAAGGCCTCGGTTGCCGAAAATATCATCAATGACGATATGTTGACCGTGAAGGAAAGCGGTTCGGCCACAGATATGGCCATTCTGTTCGCCATCGGTGCTCTTTGCGCCTTTATTTTACCGCAGGTCAATAAGCTCTATCGGTTCCTTATCCTGCTTCTGGGCATAGTTGTCCTGGTCAATGTCAACTACTTCATGGTCTCAGTCTATAAGACTTTGCCTCAGACCGTCTATGTTCTGCTCGAACTGGTCATGTTCACAATCGCGGCTCCTTTCCTCGATGCGATCCTGGTGCAGCGCGACACAGAGAAAGCTGAACGGCAACGGCCTCAGAAACCGAATAAGCGGCCGAAGATCAAAGTCGATGAAACCGATCTCGATGAATTAAAAGCCGCCCCGGTACGCGAGATAGCATCGAGTGCCTCCGATCCCGAAAATATCAAAACCAGCGCCATGTCCCAATCAGATTTGGGTTCATCACCTCTCCGTGAGAAACCCTCAGTTGATTCGACATCGGCGGCGCCGGTCGGTACCGGGAGCAACGGATTCGACCACCAGGCCATTGATATCGACATGGATCTGTCGGAGCCGTCCGACACTACCGCGGCGCCGAGAGATGCAATCAGAGAAGCTCCTATTCATCAGATGGGCGGTAGTGTATCACCGAATATCATTTCGCCCAACGATTCCGGTCCGTTTGGCTCCGGTCCGGAACCGGGTATAACTCCCGACATAATTTCGCTCGATGACGATGACTCGGCACCGATCGCATCAAGCACTGAAGCCCCGGTACAAGAACTCACCTTGAATGACTCGGGACCTTTAACGCAGACGTTCGATTCCGGCAAGCTCAACCAATCAGGTGAAATCAGGAACCTGGGCCGCTATCAGGTCATCGATGTTCTGGGCAAGGGTGCTATGGGTCTGGTTTATCGCGGTGTCGATCCGGCCATCAACCGGCCGGTAGCATTGAAAACCATCCGGCTGGATTTCGTGAATGATCCCGAGGAAATGGAGGAACTCAAGGAGCGCCTCCACCGCGAGGCTCAGGCCGCCGGGAAGTTGTCCCATCCTAACATTGTGACGATCTACGACGTCGGCAGTGAGGGGCACCTGCAATATATCGCGATGGAATACCTCGAAGGACAAACCCTTGAGGATATGATCAAAAAGAAGGTGCAGTTCAACTATCGGATCATTGCCCAGATCATAACGCAGATTTGTTCCGCCCTCGAATATGCCCATGAGCAAGGAATCGTACACCGCGACATCAAGCCGGCCAACATCATGGTCCTGGGAGATTATCGCGTGAAGGTCATGGACTACGGTATCGCCCGTGTCGATTCCACGTCAATGACCAAGACCGGTATCGCGATGGGCACCCCGAACTATATTTCCCCGGAGCAACTCCAGGGTAAAGCCATCGACCGCCGGGCCGACCTGTTCTCCCTCGGTGTGGTCATGTACGAGTTACTACTCGGCAAACGTCCGTTCCGAGGTGAGAATATAACATCTCTGATCTACTCCGTGTTGAATCATAACCCGGAGAAGCCATCGGATGTTAACCCGCAAATTCCTTTGCTGTTCGACCATATTATCGGGCGGGCACTCAAGAAAGATCCGAGAGAACGCTATCAGAAGGCTTCCGAAATCACCGCCGATTTGAAGGATTTCGTCAGCGCTTTCTCAACCAAACACTAG
- the purB gene encoding adenylosuccinate lyase, which translates to MIERYTLPEMGALWTDENKFRTWLKVEIEAARAMARYKIIPAKAFKVIEKKADFRVDRINEIEAEVNHDVIAFLTSVAEFVGEEAKYLHFGMTSSDMLDTALSYNIKQATALIDKKVVTALKKIKALAMKYRKTPCMGRTHGVLAEPTTAGLKFAMWYTELTRRYQTFKAAAEGVAVGKISGAVGNFANLDPKIEAAVCRRMGLKPAEVSTQVVQRDRHAELLTSMALMGSSIEKFATEIRSLQRTEIGEMAEGFTKGQKGSSAMPHKKNPITAERLTGIARLLRGYALSAMENIPLWGERDIAHSSVERVIIPDSLIILDYGLEKFIGLLNGLVVNEKRMMENVFYRGGLVFSQRLLLKLTGPVGSRDKAYRMVQRNAMEAADGKGSFRELVLNDRDIRAYLNEAEIDASFDLAYYTKNVDKIFKRVFGK; encoded by the coding sequence ATGATCGAGCGCTATACCCTGCCGGAGATGGGAGCGCTCTGGACGGATGAGAATAAGTTCCGCACATGGCTCAAGGTTGAGATTGAAGCGGCCCGAGCCATGGCTCGGTACAAGATCATTCCGGCCAAAGCGTTTAAGGTAATCGAGAAGAAAGCTGATTTCCGTGTCGATCGTATTAACGAGATCGAAGCGGAAGTCAATCACGATGTCATCGCATTCCTGACCTCGGTAGCCGAATTTGTCGGCGAGGAGGCCAAGTATCTGCATTTCGGGATGACTTCATCGGATATGCTCGATACCGCCCTTTCGTACAACATCAAGCAAGCGACGGCCCTGATCGATAAAAAAGTGGTCACCGCGCTGAAGAAAATCAAAGCGCTGGCCATGAAGTACCGTAAGACTCCCTGTATGGGGCGGACGCACGGCGTTTTGGCCGAGCCGACCACAGCCGGGCTCAAATTCGCCATGTGGTATACCGAATTGACTCGCCGCTACCAGACATTTAAGGCTGCCGCCGAAGGTGTCGCGGTGGGGAAGATTTCCGGCGCGGTGGGGAATTTCGCCAATCTCGATCCTAAAATCGAAGCGGCAGTTTGTCGTCGCATGGGGCTGAAACCGGCTGAGGTCTCCACGCAGGTGGTGCAGCGTGATCGTCATGCCGAGTTGTTGACCTCGATGGCCCTGATGGGTTCATCGATAGAAAAATTCGCCACGGAGATTCGTTCGTTGCAACGGACCGAAATCGGCGAAATGGCCGAGGGTTTCACTAAAGGGCAAAAGGGCTCTTCGGCTATGCCGCACAAGAAGAATCCGATTACGGCCGAACGCCTGACCGGCATCGCCCGGCTACTGCGCGGCTATGCCCTTTCGGCGATGGAGAATATCCCTCTCTGGGGAGAACGCGACATCGCTCACTCATCGGTCGAGCGGGTGATTATTCCCGATTCGCTGATTATCCTGGACTACGGTCTGGAGAAATTCATCGGATTGTTGAACGGTCTGGTGGTCAATGAAAAACGAATGATGGAGAATGTTTTCTATCGCGGTGGACTAGTTTTTTCGCAGCGTCTGTTGTTGAAATTGACCGGTCCCGTGGGGTCGCGCGATAAAGCCTATCGCATGGTGCAGCGCAATGCCATGGAAGCCGCCGACGGTAAAGGCTCGTTCCGTGAACTGGTGTTGAACGATCGCGATATCAGGGCGTATTTGAACGAGGCTGAAATCGATGCCTCGTTCGATTTGGCTTATTACACGAAAAACGTGGATAAGATATTCAAGAGAGTATTCGGTAAATGA
- the truA gene encoding tRNA pseudouridine(38-40) synthase TruA, protein MNPSERNIRIIVNYDGTAFAGWQYQPDQRTVQGELCRAIKRVTGNDVNLLAAGRTDAGVHALGQVANFRIEHSLPAERFEPAVNSYLDDDIRVLESTEVSLDFHARFDAKEKRYRYLIGRRQSAVFRNQRWFMSDPVDFDRLQQAAGLVSGEHDFSAFCVTGSLKEDNHCRIRFSRWFRYGDLLIYEIRGNRFLHHMVRSLVGGMVNLAEIDQDNNRDNLTIERFADIITSPENERNVFTAPARGLYLVSVRY, encoded by the coding sequence GTGAATCCATCCGAACGCAATATCAGGATTATTGTCAATTACGACGGCACCGCCTTCGCCGGTTGGCAGTATCAGCCGGACCAGCGTACCGTCCAGGGAGAGCTGTGCCGGGCGATTAAACGCGTAACCGGTAACGATGTAAACCTGCTGGCGGCCGGTCGAACCGATGCCGGCGTACACGCTCTCGGGCAGGTAGCCAATTTCCGAATCGAACACAGCCTCCCGGCCGAACGTTTCGAACCGGCTGTTAACAGCTATCTCGATGATGATATCAGGGTGCTGGAATCGACTGAGGTTTCACTCGATTTTCACGCACGTTTTGATGCTAAGGAAAAGCGGTATCGCTATCTGATCGGGCGCAGGCAATCGGCGGTATTCCGCAACCAGCGCTGGTTTATGTCCGATCCGGTGGATTTTGACAGGCTTCAGCAGGCCGCCGGACTGGTGTCGGGAGAACATGATTTCAGCGCTTTTTGCGTTACCGGTTCGCTCAAGGAGGACAACCACTGCCGAATAAGGTTCTCTCGCTGGTTTCGGTACGGAGACCTGTTGATCTACGAAATTCGGGGTAACCGCTTCCTGCACCACATGGTCCGATCGCTGGTGGGGGGGATGGTCAACCTGGCCGAGATCGACCAAGACAACAACAGGGATAACTTGACTATTGAGAGGTTTGCCGATATTATTACTTCTCCTGAAAACGAAAGAAATGTGTTTACTGCTCCTGCCCGAGGTCTTTATCTAGTCTCGGTCAGATATTGA
- a CDS encoding phosphatidylserine decarboxylase family protein produces the protein MIAREGLVLILIAVSLTAVLLWSAVRWDNLALAILAGILSILTVFTIFFFRDPDRSFEHRPGILVSPADGEVLAVEHLDFHDYIDGPALQISIFLSVLDVHINRVPTDGIIDCVDYFPGQFNMAFRDKASTLNERTEIGMISPDGHRVFFKQIAGILARRIVCKLKPGDSVTAGERFGMIRFGSRTELFVPAASDIQVKPGDHVTGSKTIIGYLPQEADADWTADSTRGESRVDQ, from the coding sequence ATGATCGCACGCGAAGGCCTGGTACTCATTCTGATTGCTGTGAGCCTTACCGCTGTGCTGCTCTGGTCGGCGGTTCGATGGGATAACCTTGCCCTGGCCATTTTGGCCGGGATCCTTTCTATCCTGACTGTTTTCACGATCTTCTTCTTTCGTGATCCGGACCGTTCGTTCGAGCACCGACCGGGCATTCTGGTTTCTCCCGCCGATGGAGAAGTCCTGGCCGTCGAGCATCTGGATTTCCACGATTATATCGATGGACCGGCTCTGCAGATATCTATCTTCCTTTCGGTGCTGGATGTGCATATCAACCGGGTGCCGACCGACGGTATCATCGACTGTGTCGACTATTTCCCCGGTCAGTTCAATATGGCTTTTCGCGATAAGGCTTCGACATTAAACGAGCGGACCGAAATCGGTATGATTTCACCGGATGGTCACCGGGTCTTTTTCAAACAGATCGCCGGAATTTTAGCTCGTCGCATTGTCTGCAAACTGAAGCCGGGCGACAGCGTCACGGCCGGAGAACGGTTCGGGATGATTCGTTTCGGTTCGCGAACCGAGTTGTTCGTTCCGGCGGCCAGTGACATTCAGGTAAAACCGGGTGACCATGTTACCGGATCAAAAACGATAATCGGCTATCTGCCGCAGGAGGCCGATGCCGACTGGACGGCCGATTCGACCAGGGGAGAAAGCCGTGTCGATCAATAG
- the fsa gene encoding fructose-6-phosphate aldolase, translating into MKFFIDTANLDEIKSAAEMGILDGVTTNPSLAAKESLPYRELLVEICKIVSGPVSAEVLATDHKKMVKEAHDLVKIADNIVVKIPTILEGLKAIKTLTEDGIKTNATLVFSPSQALMVAKAGAAYVSPFVGRLDDIASDGMDLISRIITIYRNYDYETEVLVASTRHPMHLVESAMMGADVITLPYNVITKLLKHPLTDIGLEKFLADYKKAPKK; encoded by the coding sequence GTGAAATTCTTCATCGATACAGCTAATCTGGACGAGATTAAATCCGCCGCCGAAATGGGTATCCTCGACGGCGTGACCACCAATCCGTCCCTGGCGGCCAAAGAATCGCTGCCGTACCGGGAACTCCTGGTAGAAATCTGCAAGATCGTCTCGGGACCGGTTTCGGCCGAGGTTCTCGCTACCGACCACAAGAAGATGGTTAAGGAAGCGCACGACCTGGTTAAGATCGCCGATAATATCGTCGTCAAGATCCCGACCATTCTCGAAGGCCTCAAGGCGATTAAGACACTCACCGAAGATGGTATCAAGACCAACGCCACCCTGGTATTTTCACCCTCGCAGGCACTGATGGTAGCCAAAGCCGGAGCGGCCTATGTCTCGCCGTTCGTCGGACGGCTGGATGATATTGCCTCAGACGGCATGGATTTGATTAGCCGGATTATCACGATCTATCGTAACTATGATTATGAGACGGAAGTGCTGGTGGCCTCGACGCGTCATCCCATGCACCTGGTCGAGTCGGCCATGATGGGCGCCGATGTGATTACGCTGCCGTACAACGTGATTACCAAGCTGCTCAAGCACCCGTTGACCGATATCGGACTGGAGAAGTTCCTGGCCGATTATAAAAAGGCACCTAAGAAGTAA